In one Corallococcus sp. EGB genomic region, the following are encoded:
- a CDS encoding protein kinase has protein sequence MSSGADSRLAGGTVLFCDGDTAYEFFQDLGTGRNGERVLYARPRTPDGYRGKVLVKCVPLPEGPATERFLRARARLEEEVRLAQFLQHPNIARVHGLFEMKHGLGAVMEHIEGFSLNTLLDIAQLRGHYFSESFVLYVGAEVAAALAHAHTRTDDAGNPLGIVNRDINPGCIRLRPGGGVALTDFGVAFSLLQGRPSTTMPRPVGDVIYASPEALLGEATDARSDLFSLGLTLLEFATGRHLYDPGDIHPEDAPFRRSREQYLKALKMTALSMGAHPPPFMEDALRCAMAYRVEDVKEAAFGLSKSLRTVFLRLLSRNPSSRFATAAALEVELRAQLARLGPFTGADAVKEVQVAMLEGGEALEELNLVEDEGGILPAFPRRSQDDIRTEPFPARSADETTTEPRPGALRVTKH, from the coding sequence ATGTCCAGTGGCGCTGACTCCCGGCTCGCCGGGGGCACGGTCCTCTTTTGCGATGGAGACACGGCCTACGAGTTCTTCCAGGACCTAGGCACCGGCCGGAACGGCGAACGTGTCCTCTACGCGCGGCCTCGAACTCCCGACGGCTACCGGGGCAAGGTCCTGGTGAAGTGCGTCCCTCTGCCGGAGGGGCCCGCAACGGAGCGCTTCCTCCGGGCTCGCGCGCGGCTGGAGGAGGAGGTGCGGCTGGCGCAATTCCTCCAGCACCCCAACATCGCCCGCGTCCATGGCCTCTTCGAGATGAAGCACGGCCTGGGCGCCGTCATGGAGCACATCGAGGGCTTCAGCCTGAACACCCTCCTCGACATCGCCCAGCTTCGGGGGCACTACTTCTCCGAATCCTTCGTCCTCTACGTGGGGGCAGAGGTGGCGGCGGCCCTGGCGCATGCGCACACGCGCACGGACGACGCGGGCAATCCCCTGGGCATCGTCAACCGCGACATCAACCCCGGCTGCATCCGCTTGCGGCCCGGTGGCGGCGTGGCCCTGACGGACTTCGGCGTGGCCTTCTCCCTGCTCCAGGGGCGCCCGTCCACGACGATGCCGCGCCCTGTCGGGGACGTCATCTACGCCTCACCGGAGGCGCTGCTGGGGGAGGCGACGGACGCTCGCTCGGACCTCTTCTCCCTGGGATTGACGCTGTTGGAGTTCGCCACGGGACGGCACCTGTATGACCCGGGCGACATCCACCCGGAGGACGCTCCCTTCCGTCGCTCGCGGGAGCAGTACCTGAAGGCCTTGAAGATGACGGCTTTGTCCATGGGGGCACACCCTCCGCCCTTCATGGAGGACGCGCTCCGGTGCGCCATGGCCTACCGGGTCGAGGACGTGAAGGAGGCAGCCTTCGGGCTGTCCAAGTCGCTGCGCACCGTCTTCCTCCGACTGCTGAGCCGCAATCCGTCCTCTCGCTTCGCGACGGCAGCGGCGCTGGAGGTGGAGCTGCGCGCGCAACTGGCACGTCTGGGGCCCTTCACGGGGGCGGACGCGGTGAAGGAAGTCCAGGTGGCGATGCTGGAGGGAGGCGAAGCGCTGGAGGAATTGAACTTGGTGGAGGACGAGGGCGGCATCCTTCCCGCCTTCCCTCGGCGGAGTCAGGACGACATCCGCACGGAGCCCTTTCCGGCACGCAGCGCGGACGAGACGACGACGGAGCCAAGGCCCGGCGCGCTGCGCGTGACAAAGCACTGA
- a CDS encoding serine/threonine-protein kinase: MLTVIHHPASLPPGYLFDGWRVVKLLGAGTYGAVYRVEKGGQHCAMKIAMHRPGSGDAEQADARLKRELGCLVHLTHANIVGLHAHGRWPDYRTGWLYVVLDFVEGYTLAEWVERMHPTAQEVVRVFEKLAGAMNYMHGRGVFHRDLKLANIMVRAKDGEPAILDFSAGDYTHAEDLTDAPLPPGTRRYRSPEASRFFKEHGDEKGARYEFKVTDDVYALGVCLYDVLTTPEPASGSPKAAVEGRWVPLQARELNARVPAGLSDVAMRFIARKPEERPPTAEVMRRELEALAGEAGPEWTVPVHAPSLKPPTAPATNTDEEPPARRVRRARVVGAGVAVLVVAAVVGAFMWLRPMSPTAAPMEAAGRPAEPAAPRDAGFASLVPSLAPTDSEDAALSPDAGDMLTASSPGVALPPLDPVRKESSAVKRAPIVASPSNAPAKKATTPSARAEFFAKCAAASAAVALQLGCPSSSQVRPESGACPEEARNAMFNAIDDGGLQLDPGNSVMLTIDKSQPGSPGDEGLFRDGPVTGVVRSGSRYIPKGTVFYGRLWTGDGTFLLARYTEARFADGRTVPVCLAIGRNGPEAAWEGSKPGAVLFSRTAVAFVVDRWP; this comes from the coding sequence GCAGGCGGACGCACGATTGAAGCGTGAGTTGGGCTGTCTCGTTCACTTGACCCACGCGAACATCGTCGGCCTCCATGCCCATGGGCGCTGGCCGGACTACCGCACGGGCTGGCTCTACGTCGTCCTCGACTTCGTGGAGGGCTACACCTTGGCGGAGTGGGTGGAGCGGATGCACCCCACGGCGCAGGAGGTGGTCCGCGTCTTCGAGAAGCTCGCGGGCGCCATGAACTACATGCATGGTCGCGGCGTCTTCCACCGCGACTTGAAGCTCGCCAACATCATGGTGCGAGCCAAGGACGGCGAGCCTGCCATCCTCGACTTCAGCGCAGGGGACTACACCCACGCCGAGGACTTGACGGACGCCCCCCTGCCTCCGGGCACTCGCCGCTACCGCTCGCCCGAGGCCTCGCGCTTCTTCAAAGAGCACGGAGACGAGAAGGGCGCGCGCTACGAGTTTAAGGTGACGGATGACGTCTACGCGCTGGGCGTCTGTCTCTATGACGTGCTGACGACGCCGGAGCCCGCGAGCGGTTCTCCGAAGGCCGCCGTCGAGGGGCGCTGGGTGCCCCTGCAAGCCCGGGAGCTGAACGCGCGGGTGCCAGCGGGACTGAGCGACGTGGCGATGCGCTTCATCGCGCGGAAGCCAGAAGAGCGCCCTCCCACGGCGGAAGTGATGCGTCGCGAACTGGAAGCCCTCGCGGGCGAGGCGGGGCCTGAATGGACCGTGCCCGTCCATGCTCCTTCGCTGAAGCCCCCAACGGCTCCGGCCACCAACACGGACGAGGAGCCCCCCGCCCGTCGTGTCCGGCGGGCCCGTGTCGTGGGCGCCGGAGTGGCCGTCCTCGTCGTGGCGGCCGTGGTGGGGGCGTTCATGTGGCTGCGTCCCATGTCTCCGACTGCGGCCCCCATGGAAGCTGCCGGGCGTCCCGCTGAGCCCGCCGCGCCGAGGGATGCAGGGTTCGCCTCCCTCGTGCCTTCTCTCGCGCCCACCGATTCGGAGGACGCGGCCCTCTCACCTGACGCGGGCGACATGCTGACCGCGTCATCCCCTGGGGTAGCTTTGCCCCCTCTTGATCCTGTCCGGAAGGAAAGCTCCGCCGTGAAGCGTGCCCCCATCGTCGCAAGCCCGTCCAACGCCCCGGCCAAGAAGGCCACCACTCCTAGCGCCAGGGCGGAGTTCTTCGCGAAGTGCGCTGCGGCGAGCGCCGCCGTGGCCTTGCAACTCGGTTGCCCCAGCAGTTCCCAGGTACGTCCCGAGTCGGGGGCATGCCCCGAAGAGGCCCGCAACGCCATGTTCAATGCAATCGATGATGGTGGGCTGCAACTGGACCCGGGCAACTCGGTGATGCTCACCATCGACAAGAGCCAACCGGGTTCTCCAGGCGATGAGGGGCTGTTCAGGGATGGCCCGGTCACGGGAGTTGTCCGAAGTGGCAGCCGGTATATCCCCAAGGGCACGGTGTTCTACGGGCGGCTATGGACGGGAGACGGGACGTTCCTGTTGGCCCGCTACACCGAAGCGCGATTTGCGGACGGGCGTACCGTTCCCGTCTGCCTCGCAATTGGGCGGAACGGACCGGAGGCGGCGTGGGAGGGCTCGAAGCCGGGCGCAGTCCTCTTCTCCCGCACGGCTGTGGCTTTTGTCGTGGACCGCTGGCCCTGA